The following nucleotide sequence is from Synchiropus splendidus isolate RoL2022-P1 chromosome 1, RoL_Sspl_1.0, whole genome shotgun sequence.
ttattttgaccCTGAACTGTCTCTTTGATTCCTAAAACCTTTAATGATTGTTGAAATAAGCTGGGATTTTTTTCCATGGAACCAATTATTTTCTGCAATGATGAAAGACAAattgtttgttaaaaacatTGAAATCTTTACTTAAGCATGACCTTGTTGTTATATGGATGGATAAAAAAGCTTTGGTATGACAAATATTAGTCTCACAGATGAGAAATACGTTCGAAGCAAAACCGACCGGACAGATCAGGTTCTACTTTGTGCTTATTAAAGGATAAGAGTCCAGGATCAGTCCTGTGTTTCTGTGTCCGAATGTTTCTCATGAGAGTCCTGTGCAATGTTGAATTCTGCTTCATACATTATCTGCTGAATCTTCATTTTCGTCTCGCACCTTTTCTGTGGAGCTAGTCTCTTGAGAGCCGGGACAAAGCTGAGGAGGAACAACTCGTCCTCGTCTCTCTGTCGGTTGGGAAGGGCTGAGGCGTTGTCCTTGACCAACCATTTTGTTGCTGAAGGCGTGCTGGTCGAAGTCGGCAGCGGTATGGACTCATCCATGAGTCGCCTTTTCCGCCCCATTTTGCTGACCGGACTGACCTGTGAAACGGGTGATGCTTTGAGGCGGGTGGCGAGCTGCGGGTCTGCAGGCGGCAGCTGTGAGACGAAAGGGACCTGTGGCTTCAGGTCACTCTGAACTTTCATCGACGACAGTGGCATCTTTGTGACCTCTGTCAGCGGGGTTTCCCCCTCTGCACTGCCAGACTCCATGTCAGGATGGTCCTGGTCTTCCTCATTGTTGCCACACACATCAGCTACTCCACTTCTGGAGCCAGTGAAGGGTGCAATAAAGTTCATCAACTGTCTGTATTTCCATCTGCTTTGTACTATCTCCCCTTG
It contains:
- the LOC128752024 gene encoding uncharacterized protein LOC128752024, with translation MDDKLILAVFNCPELYNVTLSNYRCTESRANAWRNISVLLGIPSEECKRKWKNMRDRYLKEVRMEIKCKKQGEIVQSRWKYRQLMNFIAPFTGSRSGVADVCGNNEEDQDHPDMESGSAEGETPLTEVTKMPLSSMKVQSDLKPQVPFVSQLPPADPQLATRLKASPVSQVSPVSKMGRKRRLMDESIPLPTSTSTPSATKWLVKDNASALPNRQRDEDELFLLSFVPALKRLAPQKRCETKMKIQQIMYEAEFNIAQDSHEKHSDTETQD